From Triticum aestivum cultivar Chinese Spring chromosome 4A, IWGSC CS RefSeq v2.1, whole genome shotgun sequence, a single genomic window includes:
- the LOC123082266 gene encoding UDP-glucose 6-dehydrogenase 2 — protein MVKICCIGAGYVGGPTMAVIALKCPDVEVVVVDISEARIAGWNSDRLPIYEPGLDDVVKRCRGRNLFFSTDVERYVGEADVVFVSVNTPTKTRGLGAGKAADLTYWESAARMIADVSRSDKIVVEKSTVPVKTAEAIEKILAHNGRGVRYQILSNPEFLAEGTAVRDLFAPDRVLIGGRETPEGQAAVKVLKGVYARWVPEDRIITTNLWSAELSKLAANAFLAQRISSVNAISALCEATGADVAEVACSIGKDSRIGPRFLSASVGFGGSCFQKDILNLVYICECYGLPEVAEYWRQVIGINDYQKSRFVNRVVSSMFNTVAGKKVAVLGFAFKKDTGDTRETPAIDVCRGLLGDKAVVSIYDPQVTEEQVRRDLAMRKFDWDHPRHLQPVGEPGDQQPVAVTTDAYEAARDAHAVCILTEWEDFRSLDYRRMYDVMQKPAFVFDGRNIVDPEKLRDIGFIVYAIGKPLDQWLKDMPAVA, from the coding sequence ATGGTGAAGATCTGCTGCATCGGCGCGGGCTACGTGGGTGGCCCGACGATGGCGGTGATCGCGCTCAAGTGCCCGgacgtggaggtggtggtggtggacatCTCCGAGGCGCGCATCGCCGGCTGGAACAGCGACCGCCTCCCCATCTACGAGCCCGGCCTGGACGACGTCGTCAAGCGCTGccgcggccgcaacctcttctTCAGCACCGACGTGGAGCGGTACGTGGGCGAGGCGGACGTCGTCTTCGTCTCCGTCAACACCCCCACCAAGACCCGCGGCCTCGGCGCCGGCAAGGCCGCCGACCTCACCTACTGGGAGAGCGCCGCGCGCATGATCGCCGACGTCTCCCGCTCCGACAAGATCGTGGTCGAGAAGTCCACCGTGCCCGTCAAGACCGCGGAGGCCATCGAGAAGATCCTCGCCCACAACGGCCGCGGCGTCCGCTACCAGATCCTGTCCAACCCGGAGTTCCTCGCCGAGGGCACCGCCGTGCGGGACCTCTTCGCGCCCGACCGCGTCCTCATCGGCGGCCGCGAGACCCCCGAGGGCCAGGCCGCCGTGAAGGTCCTCAAGGGCGTGTACGCGCGCTGGGTCCCCGAGGACCGCATCATCACCACCAACCTCTGGTCGGCCGAGCTGTCCAAGCTCGCCGCCAACGCCTTCCTCGCGCAGCGCATCTCCTCCGTCAACGCCATCTCCGCGCTGTGCGAGGCCACCGGCGCTGACGTCGCCGAGGTGGCCTGCTCCATCGGCAAGGACTCGCGCATCGGCCCGCGCTTCCTCTCCGCCAGCGTCGGCTTCGGCGGCTCCTGCTTCCAGAAGGACATCCTCAACCTCGTCTACATCTGCGAGTGCTACGGCCTCCCCGAGGTGGCAGAGTACTGGCGGCAGGTCATCGGCATCAACGACTACCAGAAGAGCCGCTTCGTCAACCGCGTCGTCTCCTCCATGTTCAACACCGTCGCGGGGAAGAAGGTGGCCGTGCTGGGGTTCGCCTTCAAGAAGGACACGGGCGACACGCGCGAGACGCCGGCCATCGACGTGTGCCGGGGCCTGCTCGGGGACAAGGCCGTCGTCAGCATCTACGACCCGCAGGTGACGGAGGAGCAGGTGCGGCGCGACCTCGCCATGAGAAAGTTCGACTGGGACCACCCGCGGCACCTGCAGCCCGTGGGCGAACCCGGCGATCAGCAGCCGGTCGCCGTCACGACGGACGCGTACGAGGCCGCCCGCGACGCGCACGCCGTCTGCATCCTGACCGAGTGGGAGGACTTCAGGAGCCTCGACTACAGGCGCATGTACGACGTCATGCAGAAGCCGGCTTTCGTCTTCGACGGCCGCAACATCGTCGACCCGGAGAAGCTCCGGGACATCGGATTCATCGTCTACGCCATTGGCAAGCCGCTTGATCAGTGGCTCAAGGACATGCCAGCCGTCGCCTGA